CCGGCTTCTGCTGTGCTCAGCACTGCGCCACCTTCTCAACCACAGCAGACTGTTCATGCTACACCCCTACTGCAGCCGCTTCAGATTTCCACTCAAGTATGTAAAATGCTCTTAATCACTAGGCGaatctttctaaaaaaaaaaaaaagtttcgttaaattattttttctttttcagttttcttCACCGTACTCCGTTATGTCAGCAGTGGGCACTCCTGCCAGAAGTGAGGCCGTAACATTTTCCGCCATGCCATACAGCACTCCCTACCCCAGTAGCGCTCCTCCAGTACCTCCATCCTACTACTCTGCCAGTCCAGTCCATGTTCCACTACCTCTCTCAGCCACACAGAACATGCCCTCCATACCTGGAGCTGGTACACCCCAAACCCCTGTATCTGCTCCTCTAGGACCAATCCTAGGCATAGCCCTTTCTCCATCCCTCATACCACAACAACAGCAGGTATACCCGTCTGCTCTTCAACCAGAGGGCTCCCTCCATCAACTCCAACCCACCCAGCCATCTCTGCCCCTTTCTCATACGTTGCTGCAGCCACCGTCCTCCTTTCCTCCGCAAGAGCCGTGTATTGGTGCACCACCTGAACAGGTGCATACTACTTTATTGTTCTCTAGGACAATGTAAATTGATCTCAGTCTATGATTATTCATATACAGCAATCAAGTGCAGGAAAAGGCATTAAAAAGTGACGTTCCCTCATTGCATCAGCAGCTAATGTCCTATGTCTGAGCTCTGCATCTGACAGGATTGGCCAGGAACCATTAGGTGAACCATCGTACGGAAGCGTAGAAGAAACAATACTGATAGTAATGCTCTTTCCCTCCGTAGGATGAACCGGTAGACCATGCACATGCAGACCCAACTCAGATCACGTCTCTTCCACACAGAGAGGAATCTGAGCAAGAATTCACTGCAGCCGCTTGGGGTCAGTGTTGCTATTTTGAATGCATGCAAACGTACGCTTCGTATAAACCAGGTAATATTCTGTCATTCATTATCTGTAGGTGAAAGTTGCACTGACCCGAGCAGTGCTCAGCAGATCCAGGAGCCAGCATCTGTATTCGCTCCTCCGGTGTCCGACCCGAGCCATGAGGTAAAATCAATTACTGCCACGCTGACAGAGATTAATAATGTCAGCACTCTGACAGCACATTGCAGCAGTGAGACGGAGGGTAAATGGTGTTCATGTCGGACATGTTCAGCCTTTAGGACCTTTTCACTGGTTTATTTATTCCGCTGGCAGATCTCATGAATTCCAATTATATGTCTTGAgtaagaagggaaaaaaaaactttatgcaGGTAGCCAATGGGACATAAAGGAAATTGTCATGTTTGTGTTGTAGGAGCCAGTACACATGCCACTCCCCATCTATACCTGTGACAGGTAGGCATCTCTACACTTCCCTGTTGTTTATGTATCTGAATGTCCTTGTTGTGAATTGATTTCTGGCTCATTTCTCTCTTGTGGGTGTTCTCAGTTTGAATTCGGATGCAGCTTTGGGTAAAGAGATGAGTGATAGCTACGATGGCACCATTAGTGGAGGGAAAGGTGACGGGAAACCCCGAAAACATCATCGCAAGTCTGCCCGCACCCGCTCGCGGCAGGAGAAGACCAGCAAACCCAAGCTCAGCATACTCAATGTGAGCGAATTGTATTCCCCAGTCTTTGGTAGCGTATTGACGCCCTCTTCTAACTGATCGCTCCGTGTTTCTCTGCCTCACGTCATTAGGTTTGTGATACTGGTGACAAAATGGTGGAATGCCAGCTGGAGACCCATAACCACAAAATGGTGACATTCAAATTTGATCTGGACGGAGACGCACCCGAGGAAATAGCCACATACATGGTCAGGAGGTTGCTTTAAATTCAGTGCATACAGCAAATGGATATCAATCGGAATGTTCATTTGCGATGAAGAAGTCCCaccgtttatttatttctcaatcTCCTAGGTGGAGAACGGCTTCATTCTGCCCATAGAGAAGGAGATCTTCATCGACCAGCTGAAAGACATCGTGGACAAGGCTGAGGACATGCTGAGTGAGGAGGTAGAGGGGGAGAGACCGGGCGCCCTGAGGGATACTCCGCTTCAAGGCAGCTCTCCTGTTGGAACGGGGGATGATGTGAGGACAAACGGGGTAGGTGAAAAATTCTGAATTCTCTACGCAAAATCCTGTGGTTTAAAACCAAAAAGAAATATAGAAGCTGGAAAAAATTCCATATTTAGGATCGTTTGACTTGATTGTTTGTCTGCGGTGTTCCAGAGTCTGAGAGGACAGAAGGATGGCACGCCGCAGCCTGTCTATCAGCAGAATGGTAAAGTGTGTCTTCTAAATGGGAATATAGGGGAACCTACCCGTTGTAatgttctacatagaacctccTCAGTGGCAAAAACCAAAGAATTCTTTAGGGAGTTGTTGATAATGCGGTGTGgatcattatacagtacatggaCAAATAGTGAGACCAGAATgtgatttactgtatataaggtAGACTGTTGTGTATCGCCATGGATGAAGAACTATAATTCCTCTCAAAATATGCATAAGTGAAgacataaatatttacagtttatagACACAGGGTTTCCTGCTAGATTATTTCCCCACCAGTAACTAAAGTGACCAGAAACCCCATGTAAGGCCGGCGTGATTTTATTCATAGCAAAAACGAGAGCGGACATTTTGGATTGTATTATAAACCGAGGATGAGGGTCATCGCTTTGTAAATGATGTACGCAGAAAACGTCGTTTTTTTCTGATCAACTTGGCGTTAGGAATGCATCTCTTAAATCGTGCCAGGCATTTTTGATCGCAAACccttgttttggttttattctgcagTGCTTCATACCGGTAAGAGATGGTTCATTATTTGCCCTGTGGATGAGCCGAGTGTCAGCCAGGACGTGTCGTCGGAGGGAGCTACAGCTACACCCCATACAAGTGGACTGAGCGATGGCACAGCGCCGAGTCAGACTGCGGACAGCAGCACCGCACAGCCACTGGAGCACTGCACTGCTCCTGCTTCTACAGGTAATGCCAAGCTCGCATAAATACCTCGGGGATGTGCGTTTACTACGCTGCCATTTTAATATCCAACTGAAcacgtttttcttttctcaaacCAAATACCTTGTCCCGTATGTATACTTTGCTCTCATTGTTTACCTTCAtaattgtagtgttttattccttacttaatttGCACATCCTCTTTATTATTGCTAAGATTCAGCAGGTTATGCCACAGCTCCTCCATCTGGTGGCAGTGATGCTCATGGATTCAGCCCACTGTCTCTGACCACCGTAGACCCCTTATCCTTGGTTCCACTCTCTGCCACCCTGCCATCGCAGTCTGTCAGTGACCCGATTACACCAAACCACGCTGCCCAGCAGGCGGTGGACATGGCCAGCGCTGCGTCCAGAGCCGAGGACGTGCCGTGCTGCCAGCTAGTCATGCCATTAGCGCTGGACGCTGGCGTGGTTGCTCAGCGCTCCTCACCAGTGTCCCCTCCCCTCATGCAGGACGCTCACGGCATTGTACTGCAGCAGCCGTTTGCATCCGTGGTCGGTGCCAAGCCCCCTTCGCTGCCCCAGAGCCCTGCCACCTCGCAGCACCATCACGCCCCCAACGAGTCAGACGGGGAAGGTCGGGCCCGGGTGGGGTTTGTAGACAGCACCATCAAGACGCTGGATGAGAAGCTGAGAAATCTACTGTATCAGGAATATGTGCCCATGTACCCATCAGGCTGTGCAGCGGAGACTCCAGGCTCAGGAACGGAGTATGTTCAGTCTCCACCTGGACCGGAGAGCGCAACAGGGGGGTCGGGCAACAGCACGCCCAAAATCATCGCAGACGGGCGCATCAGAGCCGGGGAGCAACTGGTGAGTTTATATAGTTAATTCTACTTAACGTAAAtgaacgtttttttgttttttttaaattcagatgAACCTATTTATCTAATGATTTATTGTTTGAACGTCCTTCCTTAAACTAAAGGAAAGCTTTCTTGAAGCGTTTCTCTTATTCCTGCTCATTTTAATGGTTCATTTCTCGGTCACAGCCACAGATCCCAGAGCGAGTAGACAGTCTGAGCACGCTCAGTGACTCCGCCGTTGCCGGTAtgacatcattttttaaaacttattcTATAATAGCTTACACTGAACCTGAAGTCTGTCCATCCTACTGAATGATATATTTCTCATTTGGGAGATTTTGAAAGTCGAGCGATGGAGATTAAACTAAACGAATCTAAACATTACACCCCGTATTTCTTTAGTCCCAGTGTCAAAGAAACCGGTACTTCCTCACTCCACCTCCTGCTCGAGCTCCAGGAGTCGCTATAAGGTATTGTCTTTAAGCGATCATTTTTTTGGGGGAAACGTCTTACAGATCGTGTCTTGCACCCTCATGCACTTTACTGTAGCCGTTAATCTTAGAAACTTTCTAATCAGATGACAGCTGGTGCTCCTGACTTCCTTTCTGGGACCCAGATGAAGCAGCGGAGTTGGAGCAGCACGGCGTCTCCAGCACACCCTGGTGCCTGTTATGAGGAGCGCAGCAGCCTTTACGCAGAACCCAACACGCCCTTTAGTGCAGAGGACGACAATGCCACACGCAGGAAACACAGCAGCAGGAACTCAGCGCCACCTGATTTCTGCCTGGACCCTCTGTCCTCTCTCAGTGAGCATGGCTCCCTGCCACAAGCACGCACATCTGTCTCAGCAGATGTCCATGCTCGCTTCATGTCTTCTGACTCTGGGGCAGAGAGCAGCCCAGCCAAAATGGTGCCTCCTACACCATCCCGCTcggagaggagaggaagcgACCTCATGAGGAGGGCAGTAGCCTTCTTGAGGCGTTCGGGCCGCAGCAGCAGTGTGCAGAGCTCTGATTCACCCAGCAGACACGGTGAGACTTGTGCCTCATACATGAGCAGTGACAATGACTCCGAGATGGAGGACTTggacattaaaaatgaactgcACAGACTGAGGGAGAAGTGAGTATcatgtatgatatatatatatatatatatatatatagtagttgtagtatatCTGTGCATCTGTGCACTATGGCATTATTGCTCACATTCACACTTATTTTTTAGACATCTGAAGGAGATTTCAGAACTACAGGCTCACCAGCGTGGGGAAATCGAGCTGCTGTATCTCCGGCTCGGTAAAGCACCGCCTCCTGGCCTCAGCCTCACAGCAAcagtgccccctgctggacgCAGACGCAGAGCCAGCAAGCACAAACTCAGGGCGAGCAAACTGCTCAGCCCTCTGGTCCAGCAGATAAGAAGCGTCACCAAAACAAGCGACAGCAGCAAACCTGGTGATGCTCCCTTACTTTTACAAGTTCTAACAAAGCTACTTTGAGATACACTACCCATGTATTATCTCAGGGCTCCCCAAAGAACTTTTATTCCCCCACGTGAGACTCGTACATGGTGGCTTACAAGATGCTAGTGATGATATTAATGAGCTCGGGTTTTGATTTTGCTCTTGACCTTGTTCCTCCATCAGCTGAGCCTGCTTTGAGCGTGAACGGCTCCCCAGCCAAAGCCTCAGAGGGGTGCGTTAGCCGGTCTCGCTCGGGGACTGACACTTTGCCCAGCTCAGTATCAGAACCGGTCCAGACCCAGCAGCCCTGCTCTCTCAAGGCCTCAATGTCATCTGATAATGTCTGTTCTGGACTGCAGGGAGAGGGAGCGGGATTGTACAGCCACCCAGGACCGGGTAAGTGTCCTTAAAATAACTTCATGATGTTTTGGTTAGTTACTGTACCTCCTCTCACAGTCTGCACAAttcttctgtctttctgtctgtctccctgtgtcCAGGATGGTCTCCTTATCTCCCGGCCGGTGACAGGGTCACCTACAAATCCAGCAGTAAACCACGCGCTAGATTCCTGAGTGggcctgtttctctctccatctgtttgtatctctctctcgcccaAACCAGATCACTCACCAATCCTGTGTTCTGCTTTCCTTCGTACCTATATTTCCCCTTCCCTCTCCATAGTTTATTCCGTTCCTCCTTACTTTTAGCTCAGTGCCTTTTTATTCTTCTTGGcttaattcatatgaaaaacCGTGAACCATTAATTGGTCCTGATGTACCATAATACTCATTGTCCACATCCCGTGTAGCGTAAGTAAAACCTCATATAGTTATAACGCTCTGTCTGACTTGCTGTTCTGAATCCATGACTGCTGTCTTTGCTTCTCaccttcattcattttttttttcccccttgtatATGTTTAATGATATTTCCCAAAGCTTACTGGTAAAACCTGAACCCTGACAGTGATCATTCTCCTGTAGGGTCGACGCTGAAACGGCTCTGCCTGGGGAAAGAACGTGGAAACAGTAACTATccgtttttttaatcattttgccTGAATTTCACGTCCTGATTAAAACCGTTAACGTAATTCAGCTCTACTGGTAACGACTGGTGTCGCTGTAATTCCACTCAGACGTCTGTGATTTTCTAGGGCCTGCAGGTCCTCCTGGGGCATCCAATCACCCCCAGGTGCCCCCAGGTTCGACTCCCTCGCCGCACCACCGAGCAGTGGGGCTAGCCCAAGCACAaagcaacaacagcaacaacaacaatgacctGTGCCCCGAGGAGCTGCAGAGACTGGTGGAGACATGGAGCCCCAGACAGCCTTGTTCGTTCACTCACTCCTTCAGCGTGAGAGCACAGCGAGCCACCAGAGCGAGAACCAGGAGCGCTGAAGGGGTAAGGACGGACCCGCTCAAACAGCATTTAAAGTACCGGCACCCAGAAACGGCAACGTCGTGAATGTAGCAGCAACACGATGTACATTAGATCATAGAACTCTTCATAGCGGTTAGCATTTTCAGTGCTGCATGCTTGCTATTAGATAACAATGTTCAACTTTTCTCAATCATTAAGACCTCACTGACATCTGCATCTTTTATTGTATCTACTGCGAAATGCTGATTTGACTTGCCTTTCGTCTACGTGTGTGTTTGCCAGTCCAGGAGCCGTGTTTCCATTGAGGTTccgttatcttttttttttttaacgcagtTCCTGAAGGAGTTCCTGGTTTTGTGTTTCCACCGTGCTGCAGGGGCAGCAGTCTTAAACAGACGTTGAACAAACTGTGCAACGGGTCATTTCATGCGAAAGCAGAGCCACACAGTGAACATGGCGCAAGTTGTTCTTTGTAAAACGTAGCTTTTTAACCCAGTTAGTGAAATTTCACACttcaagccttttttcttttcttttttttccccatgagcACCATACCATTAGAAGTGTGAAATAAATGACTTGCTGTTTCTGTCAGATTTAAAGCATAACAAGATACCAATGTTTGGCTTTGGTGGTCATGCCATGTCACTGCTATAAAACAAGTTGAAGTAACTGCTTGTTAGCTGAGCGCATGAAGGGCAAGTACTTGACTAATCAGCGCCTTCAGTATGGCAAGCTCCACCTCAGTAGTTCCTGATCTCCAGAGACCTACCCAagaacttattattattattattattattattattattattattctacttCTGCTACTATAGCTCAAGAGCTACAGTGCTTCATCTTGTTCAAATTAgttccggaaaaaaaaaaaagtttctgggTTCTTGAAATGATTCCTGTGGTGGAAACTCGCCTCATGATTTCAAACTCACCGAGTCGGATCTTCTCTTAAAAATCTCTCaccctgtttattttttttcttcttcttcttcttctctagGCGCTTCCAGGCTCAGCAACAGTAACCTCGACCTCGCTGCTTTCTTTTTCATGGCCCAGGATTAACTCCCACACCTCCTCTGAGATGACCGAGCCCTTGCTCACCCTCCAGGACGGGTTGTCCGTGCGTGACGACGATTTTGGAGAATTACCAAGCGCTCCGGTGTACATTAGTCACTGGCCTGCACTGAGCATGGCTCTTGATCAGGGAGGGTTCATGTTCTCCACGGTGGCTTCATCCTGGACCAAACGCTCATCTCCACCAGAGCCCCTCAGATCCCAAAACAGGACTCCTACACCCGTGTCTCCCGTGTTGTAGCATCAGCTTCATTTCTCTACAGTAGCATTAGAGTATGGTAGCTTGTACAACTTTATCAGCATGCAGAGTCTTACTTATATCTGATGTAAATATCCATGCTGATGGCACGTATACGACCATAATTATGTACAGTGTGTTTTTACATCAACTTTTGCTCATAAAATCTCACCCTTAACAATGACGTATAAGCAGAGATACTCCTGTACACTTACATCCATGATATCCCTGTACAATACATAGACACTGTATATAAGCACATTGAAATGTAGCCTTGCAGccctcttttatatatatatatatatatatatatatatatatatatatatatatatatatatatatatatatatatatcacatttgCGGCATCACTGTGATGCCTTGAGCCAGTCCTGCAGTAATTAGTGCTTCATACCCAGGATTCTGGACTAAGACAGGTAGCTATATTTGACACAAACGGTTTGTCATTGGACCGGAGGAGCTGCCTCGAACAGCCGTTTCGGATCCACTGGGTGAACGGCAATAAAAATAACTCGCAAATGATTCGCCTATAAAAGTCAGTCTCATGTTCAAGGCTTCTAATCGTTCCATTCGCGAGAAAACGGCATGACGGATGCGAGAACGTTTTGGACGACGTCCAGCGGTCTAGGACGAAACGGCGGCCGTCCCGCAGGAGAACGTGGAGCACCCAGGTTCGCCCGGCTGATattcaaacacacagacacagcgtGAGGTTTACTAAATGATCATGATTTGCGGTCCTGTACGATCTTACCTCTCACTCGATGAGGTGATGAGGTTCGAACGTGCAGCGCCTGGACCGCAGGAACAGGACGGGGAAGCGTGCAAGGTGTGTGTACAGTGATGTGTCTATTCCGAGTATATATCCACTGATATGGGAGCGAGATCATGCCTGTGTCTGCACACGACTTCTAACATGACACTGTGTTATAGCAAAAGTATGACAGTGAGCGTatgcgttgtgtgtgtgtcatagacTGAGTATacgtgttttctgtgtgtgtgtgtgtgtgtgtgtgcgtgtgtgagagagagtggccATTTTCTAAATGCAAAAACTTATTGTATTCAGAGTTCGGTCTTCGCACCCTCCCCCTTTTCTACCCAGTCAGAATAATGTATAGATGCCATCAGCTTTGTGTAACGTCATGCCTTACTCCACAGGACGACccgaaaacaaaacagtttactcaaatgtataaatgtattgttGTTCCACAACGCGATAATACCGCTGTATGAAATAAGGATTCTTCTTAGAAGTAAATACGTGTATACTTTGTACAGTGTATAGTTAGAAGGCTATTATTTTAAGCAGCTGTCCCATATTTTCTGCTCTTGTATATCTTAGCTATGCAAAAAATGCCCACCGTGATAATGCATTACCGCCATGAGTTTCTCCGCTTGTATATTATGCCTGCACCAAAACCCTACCGTGCTCAACAAGTCCTGATCTTCCTGTGTTCGCAGACTAGAGCCAAGTCTGGACACTGTTTGCAAAAGTAAAGATATTAAATCTCTCATGTTTacctgtaatttatttattcgtgTGTTTGGGTGTGGTGGGGGCGGTGGGGGGGTGTACAACATAGTGTCTCATTGAATCAATAGAGTGCATATGTGAGTGAATTTAATTAGTCATAAGACAGAGAAATGTACTTTAATGAGACCCGTTAGGTGCGAGATCTAATCCTGAAGTGATCTGATCGCTCGTCACTAAACAGAGCTTAAAACAGGGATGATAGAACAGTTTAGTTTGGCTTTGATTGGCAGTTTGTTTTGACTGTAGTTGAGTGCTATGTGTTGTTTTGAATGAGAAATGTCAGAAGTAATAAGCACACAGCTTTTTTACGGTAGATAAATAGGTCATTTCACGTCAAGTGCTCCAATGCAGGGTGCtcg
This window of the Ictalurus furcatus strain D&B chromosome 21, Billie_1.0, whole genome shotgun sequence genome carries:
- the wnk2 gene encoding serine/threonine-protein kinase WNK1 yields the protein MEVARACHSTEPPVLKPDSKAIDRKDSRGDTDPAAARLGASEPSASLQQQPTDCRSSARRKFIRTNLWFSESEDHGLETPECGDSMSTGIGRPVGNPRRTRYRKSSSAGSPVRTQTCTDVPGQKSEAEQKQEPAAASAPGKDEHGHVEEEEDEEEEAGMTAVSTSPSGRFLKFDVELGRGSFKTVYKGLDTETWVEVAWCELQDRKLSKVDRQRFKEEAEMLKGLQHPNIVRFYDFWESPVKGKKCIVLVTELMTSGTLKTYLKRFKVMKPKVLRSWCRQILKGLHFLHTRTPPIIHRDLKCDNIFITGPTGSVKIGDLGLATLKRASFATSVIGTPEFMAPEMYEEHYDEAVDVYAFGMCMLEMATSEYPYSECQNAAQIYRKVTSGVKPASYSKVTVPEIKEIIGECIRYHWEERYSIKDLLNHAFFAEDTGVRVELAEEDDGKKTSIALRLWVEDQKKLKGKYKDSGAIEFTFDLNKEVPEAVAQEMVDSGFFLESDMKIVGKSIRDRVALIKWRRERTISRGKCETEKKVTEDRAQNVPQDPCPKLTQSAMPIAHTEPGDHDNESVNLSSGPTSSNTSDSVAGPAPVSDGVNNQHGIIYQSLPEPISTSQTVLSPPAQLLTQLHHVTQSQLTTQLHQEVQNQFGAQLHSGAQRVQYTQEIMQQLVDPQDHAVQLHQVAQQQPVAQLHQEVQQQPAIHLHHGAQQQQPAAQLLQGIQAQGMQHNPTVQQHHVAHQQPSAQHQQEAQQQPVAQLYHGTYQQSTTSVHQGAFLQASVQRNQSLYQQSPPPTGKLVQTISAPATPAATAPQGQEFHLYLHPAAFLSQTIANLQPVLEATSDGQTHPQHLHQPASAVLSTAPPSQPQQTVHATPLLQPLQISTQFSSPYSVMSAVGTPARSEAVTFSAMPYSTPYPSSAPPVPPSYYSASPVHVPLPLSATQNMPSIPGAGTPQTPVSAPLGPILGIALSPSLIPQQQQVYPSALQPEGSLHQLQPTQPSLPLSHTLLQPPSSFPPQEPCIGAPPEQDEPVDHAHADPTQITSLPHREESEQEFTAAAWGESCTDPSSAQQIQEPASVFAPPVSDPSHEEPVHMPLPIYTCDSVLSLNSDAALGKEMSDSYDGTISGGKGDGKPRKHHRKSARTRSRQEKTSKPKLSILNVCDTGDKMVECQLETHNHKMVTFKFDLDGDAPEEIATYMVENGFILPIEKEIFIDQLKDIVDKAEDMLSEEVEGERPGALRDTPLQGSSPVGTGDDVRTNGSLRGQKDGTPQPVYQQNVLHTGKRWFIICPVDEPSVSQDVSSEGATATPHTSGLSDGTAPSQTADSSTAQPLEHCTAPASTDSAGYATAPPSGGSDAHGFSPLSLTTVDPLSLVPLSATLPSQSVSDPITPNHAAQQAVDMASAASRAEDVPCCQLVMPLALDAGVVAQRSSPVSPPLMQDAHGIVLQQPFASVVGAKPPSLPQSPATSQHHHAPNESDGEGRARVGFVDSTIKTLDEKLRNLLYQEYVPMYPSGCAAETPGSGTEYVQSPPGPESATGGSGNSTPKIIADGRIRAGEQLPQIPERVDSLSTLSDSAVAVPVSKKPVLPHSTSCSSSRSRYKMTAGAPDFLSGTQMKQRSWSSTASPAHPGACYEERSSLYAEPNTPFSAEDDNATRRKHSSRNSAPPDFCLDPLSSLSEHGSLPQARTSVSADVHARFMSSDSGAESSPAKMVPPTPSRSERRGSDLMRRAVAFLRRSGRSSSVQSSDSPSRHGETCASYMSSDNDSEMEDLDIKNELHRLREKHLKEISELQAHQRGEIELLYLRLGKAPPPGLSLTATVPPAGRRRRASKHKLRASKLLSPLVQQIRSVTKTSDSSKPGDAPLLLQVLTKLL